From Desmodus rotundus isolate HL8 chromosome 12, HLdesRot8A.1, whole genome shotgun sequence, one genomic window encodes:
- the LOC112313872 gene encoding patr class I histocompatibility antigen, alpha chain E isoform X3 — MRALDDVHHGSVALGVPNPPAALRDPGPDPDLGGPRGPDCEARTRVLPAPRPPHPTTVFETDSGKYRYIVVAYVDDTEIWSYDSNTSSPRLQPRFLRKELLRGEREHAKFWKIQEREIKHNEQMSRANLNRLSAHYNQSDRGPHTWQEMTACVVGSDGTFLSGFSQFAYDGTDCVALNLDLRNWTFAAGICWRNDVWVPDADVRRAFLEHGCVHQLHLLLEKGKETLLRANPPKTHVTHHPFSDHEVTLRCWALCFYPSDITLTWQRDGEDLTQDMDLVETRPVGDGTFQKWAAVAVPPGEEQRYTCQVQHQGLPEPLTLRWDPRPQTTMTTVGIAAAALGLLVAAAAAAVLWRRRRSDRDKKSYSRAAW, encoded by the exons ATGAGAGCTCTGGATGATGTCCACCATGGAAG TGTGGCTCTTGGGGTCCCGAACCCTCCTGCTGCTCTCCGGGAccctggccctgacccagacCTGGGCGG CCCCCGTGGGCCCGACTGCGAAGCCAGGACGCGCGTCCTCCCGGCTCCcaggcccccacaccccaccaccGTGTTCGAAACGGACAGCGGGAAATACCGGTACATCGTGGTCGCCTACGTGGACGACACGGAGATCTGGAGTTATGACAGCAACACAAGCAGCCCGAGGCTGCAGCCGCGCTTTCTGAGGAAGGAGCTGCTGCGGGGGGAGCGGGAGCATGCAAAATTTTGGAAGATTCAAGAGCGGGAAATAAAGCACAACGAACAGATGAGCAGAGCGAACCTGAACAGGCTGAGCGCGCACTACAATCAGAGCGACCGCG ggccccacaCTTGGCAGGAAATGACCGCCTGCGTCGTGGGATCGGATGGGACGTTCCTCAGCGGGTTTAGTCAGTTCGCCTACGACGGCACCGACTGCGTCGCCCTGAACCTGGACCTGCGCAACTGGACCTTTGCCGCAGGGATCTGCTGGAGAAACGACGTGTGGGTCCCTGATGCGGACGTCAGGAGGGCCTTCCTGGAGCACGGATGCGTGCACCAGCTCCACCTGCtcctggagaaggggaaggagacgCTGCTCCGAGCAA ACCCTCCAAAGACACACGTGACCCACCACCCCTTCTCTGACCACGAGGTCACCCTGaggtgctgggccctgtgcttCTACCCTTCGGACATCACCCTGACCTGGCAGCGTGATGGGGAGGACCTGACCCAGGACATGGACCTGGTGGAGACCAGGCCTGTGGGGGATGGAACCTTCCAGAAGTGGGCGGCCGTGGCTGTGCCccctggggaggagcagagataCACGTGCCAAGTGCAGCACCAGGGGCTGCCTGAGCCTCTGACCCTGagatggg ACCCCCGTCCTCAGACCACCATGACCACCGTGGGCATcgctgctgctgccctgggcctccttgtagctgcagctgctgcagctgtgCTGTGGAGGAGGAGGCGCTCAG ACAGGGACAAGAAGAGCTACTCTCGGGCTGCCT GGTGA
- the LOC112313872 gene encoding putative HLA class I histocompatibility antigen, alpha chain H isoform X1, translating into MRALDDVHHGSVALGVPNPPAALRDPGPDPDLGGPRGPDCEARTRVLPAPRPPHPTTVFETDSGKYRYIVVAYVDDTEIWSYDSNTSSPRLQPRFLRKELLRGEREHAKFWKIQEREIKHNEQMSRANLNRLSAHYNQSDRGPHTWQEMTACVVGSDGTFLSGFSQFAYDGTDCVALNLDLRNWTFAAGICWRNDVWVPDADVRRAFLEHGCVHQLHLLLEKGKETLLRANPPKTHVTHHPFSDHEVTLRCWALCFYPSDITLTWQRDGEDLTQDMDLVETRPVGDGTFQKWAAVAVPPGEEQRYTCQVQHQGLPEPLTLRWDPRPQTTMTTVGIAAAALGLLVAAAAAAVLWRRRRSDRDKKSYSRAACSNSAQGSDMSLTVPKGETLKAGNGGIGTEGHSCVLGILRVGHSEHVVAVGECDTSETDLNLFMTTFFPG; encoded by the exons ATGAGAGCTCTGGATGATGTCCACCATGGAAG TGTGGCTCTTGGGGTCCCGAACCCTCCTGCTGCTCTCCGGGAccctggccctgacccagacCTGGGCGG CCCCCGTGGGCCCGACTGCGAAGCCAGGACGCGCGTCCTCCCGGCTCCcaggcccccacaccccaccaccGTGTTCGAAACGGACAGCGGGAAATACCGGTACATCGTGGTCGCCTACGTGGACGACACGGAGATCTGGAGTTATGACAGCAACACAAGCAGCCCGAGGCTGCAGCCGCGCTTTCTGAGGAAGGAGCTGCTGCGGGGGGAGCGGGAGCATGCAAAATTTTGGAAGATTCAAGAGCGGGAAATAAAGCACAACGAACAGATGAGCAGAGCGAACCTGAACAGGCTGAGCGCGCACTACAATCAGAGCGACCGCG ggccccacaCTTGGCAGGAAATGACCGCCTGCGTCGTGGGATCGGATGGGACGTTCCTCAGCGGGTTTAGTCAGTTCGCCTACGACGGCACCGACTGCGTCGCCCTGAACCTGGACCTGCGCAACTGGACCTTTGCCGCAGGGATCTGCTGGAGAAACGACGTGTGGGTCCCTGATGCGGACGTCAGGAGGGCCTTCCTGGAGCACGGATGCGTGCACCAGCTCCACCTGCtcctggagaaggggaaggagacgCTGCTCCGAGCAA ACCCTCCAAAGACACACGTGACCCACCACCCCTTCTCTGACCACGAGGTCACCCTGaggtgctgggccctgtgcttCTACCCTTCGGACATCACCCTGACCTGGCAGCGTGATGGGGAGGACCTGACCCAGGACATGGACCTGGTGGAGACCAGGCCTGTGGGGGATGGAACCTTCCAGAAGTGGGCGGCCGTGGCTGTGCCccctggggaggagcagagataCACGTGCCAAGTGCAGCACCAGGGGCTGCCTGAGCCTCTGACCCTGagatggg ACCCCCGTCCTCAGACCACCATGACCACCGTGGGCATcgctgctgctgccctgggcctccttgtagctgcagctgctgcagctgtgCTGTGGAGGAGGAGGCGCTCAG ACAGGGACAAGAAGAGCTACTCTCGGGCTGCCT GCAGCAACAGTGCCCAGGGCTCTGATATGTCTCTCACGGTTCCTAAGGGTGAGACCCTGAAGGCAGGAAATGGGGGGATTGGGACTGAGGGACACAGCTGTGTTTTGGGAATTCTCAGAGTGGGACATTCTGAGCATGTGGTGGCTGTGGGGGAATGTGACACTTCTGAGACTGACCTGAATTTGTTCATGACAACTTTCTTTCCAGGGTGA
- the LOC112313872 gene encoding putative HLA class I histocompatibility antigen, alpha chain H isoform X2: protein MRALDDVHHGSVALGVPNPPAALRDPGPDPDLGGPRGPDCEARTRVLPAPRPPHPTTVFETDSGKYRYIVVAYVDDTEIWSYDSNTSSPRLQPRFLRKELLRGEREHAKFWKIQEREIKHNEQMSRANLNRLSAHYNQSDRGPHTWQEMTACVVGSDGTFLSGFSQFAYDGTDCVALNLDLRNWTFAAGICWRNDVWVPDADVRRAFLEHGCVHQLHLLLEKGKETLLRANPPKTHVTHHPFSDHEVTLRCWALCFYPSDITLTWQRDGEDLTQDMDLVETRPVGDGTFQKWAAVAVPPGEEQRYTCQVQHQGLPEPLTLRWDPRPQTTMTTVGIAAAALGLLVAAAAAAVLWRRRRSDRDKKSYSRAACSNSAQGSDMSLTVPKG from the exons ATGAGAGCTCTGGATGATGTCCACCATGGAAG TGTGGCTCTTGGGGTCCCGAACCCTCCTGCTGCTCTCCGGGAccctggccctgacccagacCTGGGCGG CCCCCGTGGGCCCGACTGCGAAGCCAGGACGCGCGTCCTCCCGGCTCCcaggcccccacaccccaccaccGTGTTCGAAACGGACAGCGGGAAATACCGGTACATCGTGGTCGCCTACGTGGACGACACGGAGATCTGGAGTTATGACAGCAACACAAGCAGCCCGAGGCTGCAGCCGCGCTTTCTGAGGAAGGAGCTGCTGCGGGGGGAGCGGGAGCATGCAAAATTTTGGAAGATTCAAGAGCGGGAAATAAAGCACAACGAACAGATGAGCAGAGCGAACCTGAACAGGCTGAGCGCGCACTACAATCAGAGCGACCGCG ggccccacaCTTGGCAGGAAATGACCGCCTGCGTCGTGGGATCGGATGGGACGTTCCTCAGCGGGTTTAGTCAGTTCGCCTACGACGGCACCGACTGCGTCGCCCTGAACCTGGACCTGCGCAACTGGACCTTTGCCGCAGGGATCTGCTGGAGAAACGACGTGTGGGTCCCTGATGCGGACGTCAGGAGGGCCTTCCTGGAGCACGGATGCGTGCACCAGCTCCACCTGCtcctggagaaggggaaggagacgCTGCTCCGAGCAA ACCCTCCAAAGACACACGTGACCCACCACCCCTTCTCTGACCACGAGGTCACCCTGaggtgctgggccctgtgcttCTACCCTTCGGACATCACCCTGACCTGGCAGCGTGATGGGGAGGACCTGACCCAGGACATGGACCTGGTGGAGACCAGGCCTGTGGGGGATGGAACCTTCCAGAAGTGGGCGGCCGTGGCTGTGCCccctggggaggagcagagataCACGTGCCAAGTGCAGCACCAGGGGCTGCCTGAGCCTCTGACCCTGagatggg ACCCCCGTCCTCAGACCACCATGACCACCGTGGGCATcgctgctgctgccctgggcctccttgtagctgcagctgctgcagctgtgCTGTGGAGGAGGAGGCGCTCAG ACAGGGACAAGAAGAGCTACTCTCGGGCTGCCT GCAGCAACAGTGCCCAGGGCTCTGATATGTCTCTCACGGTTCCTAAGG GGTGA
- the LOC128779592 gene encoding BOLA class I histocompatibility antigen, alpha chain BL3-7-like has translation MDLVETRPVGDGTFQKWVAMDVPPGEEQRYTCQVQHQALPKPLTLRWDPPPQTTITILGITAATLGLLGAVGAGAVLWRRRRSGRGRERYSQAACNDGAKGSDVFLTAPKG, from the exons ATGGACCTGGTGGAGACCAGGCCTGTAGGGGACGGGACCTTCCAGAAGTGGGTGGCCATGGACGTGCCccctggggaggagcagagataCACGTGCCAAGTGCAGCACCAGGCGCTGCCCAAGCCCCTGACCCTGagatggg ACCCCCCTCCTCAGACCACCATAACCATCCTGGGCATTACTGCTGCCACCCTGGGCCTCCTTGGAGCTGTGGGCGCTGGAGCTGTGCTGTGGAGGAGGAGGCGCTCAG gcagaggcagggagaggtacTCTCAGGCTGCCT GCAATGACGGTGCCAAGGGCTCTGATGTGTTTCTCACAGCTCCTAAGG GGTGA
- the LOC128779752 gene encoding ret finger protein-like 4A, translating into MVDVTLDVDTAHNHLFISKDLRRVRCAYLEQKRRVCPERFSCSLCVLGTPRLTSGRHYWEVDVGTSAEWNLGVCKESVSQQEKVVLSSELGFWTLSCRQKDTFLASTEQMTELMVSPRLHRVGVFLDVEMGTISFYHVGDGSHIFTFPPISAAEPLRPFFAPGSPVMDGGSFLMLCPGLRPSVSSAAGCASGCHLVVMSCVTFIVLGVWPSVSTVLHLHRHHQRLQHSHTPAAATNALQRPEPPTPC; encoded by the exons ATGG TGGACGTGACTTTGGATGTGGACACGGCCCACAACCACCTGTTCATCTCCAAGGACCTGAGGCGAGTCCGCTGTGCGTATCTGGAACAGAAGCGCAGAGTCTGTCCTGAGAGGTTCAGCTGCTCCCTCTGCGTGCTGGGCACCCCGCGGCTCACGTCTGGCCGGCATTACTGGGAGGTGGACGTGGGCACCAGCGCAGAATGGAACCTGGGCGTCTGCAAGGAGTCTGTTTCTCAGCAGGAGAAGGTCGTCCTCTCTTCAGAACTTGGCTTCTGGACCCTGAGCTGCAGGCAGAAGGACACCTTCCTGGCCAGCACCGAGCAGATGACAGAGCTCATGGTCAGTCCCCGCTTACACCGCGTGGGCGTTTTCCTGGATGTGGAAATGGGGACCATTTCCTTTTATCACGTGGGCGATGGCTCCCACATATTTACGTTCCCTCCTATTTCTGCGGCAGAGCCCCTGCGTCCGTTTTTCGCTCCTGGAAGTCCGGTGATGGACGGCGGGAGCTTCCTGATGCTCTGTCCCGGATTGAGGCCCAGCGTGTCCAGTGCAGCTGG ATGTGCCTCAGGCTGCCATCTAGTGGTCATGTCCTGTGTCACATTCATTGTCCTCGGGGTCTGGCCCAGCGTCTCCACGGTGCTTCACCTGCACAGACACCACCAGAGGCTGCAGCACAGTCACACCCCCGCAGCCGCCACCAATGCCCTCCAGAGACCAGAGCCACCCACACCGTGCTGA
- the LOC112313875 gene encoding patr class I histocompatibility antigen, A-126 alpha chain: MEPQTLLLLLSGALAMTETWASECPFPRKRPLREGSEETAQGRRTRGLSLSSAPGPDLKPSTPTSAPTLPFLSPPPLHDIFPAPGPRGSTGQAGNPGRASSPPLGPHALKYFSTIVSGPGRGKYRYIVVGYVDDTEVVRFDSDGASSRLEPRVPWLEQWWAEHGDPHFWEEQTHAVKDYGQSFRAILNNLRAYYNQSEDGSNTFQDMSGCVVGLDRSLLRLYSQYAYDGTEYIALNVDLSSDTAADKGVRITANRNLVQNPNVEGWKLCLEGLCESWLHLFLAKGKETLLRADPPKSHLTHHPISDHEVNLRCWALGFYPADITLTWQRDGEDLTQDMELVETRPAGDGTFQKWAAVVVPPGEEQRYTCRVQHQALPEPLTLRWDPPSQTTMTTVAIAAAALGLLGAAAAAAVLWRRRRSGKGRERYSQAACSDSAQGSDVSLTVPKA, from the exons ATGGAGCCCCAAACGCTGCTCCTGCTGCTCTCGGGGGCCCTGGCCATGACCGAGACCTGGGCCTCTGAGTGCCCCTTCCCGAGGAAACGGCCTCTGAGGGAGGGGAGCGAGGAGACCGCGCAGGGGCGCAGGACCCGGGGACTGTCCCTCTCCAGCGCCCCTGGCCCAGACCTCAAACCCTCGACTCCCACCTcggcccccaccctcccctttctctcaccCCCTCCTCTCCATGACATTTTTCCAGCCCCGGGACCCCGGGGCTCCACAGGCCAAGCCGGGAACCCGGGACGCGCGTCCTCCCCGCCCCTAGGCCCCCACGCACTGAAATATTTCAGCACCATCGTGTCCGGACCTGGCCGCGGGAAGTACCGGTACATCGTCGTTGGCTACGTGGACGACACCGAGGTCGTGCGGTTCGACAGCGACGGCGCGAGCTCGAGGCTGGAGCCGCGGGTGCCGTGGCTGGAGCAATGGTGGGCGGAGCACGGGGATCCACATTTTTGGGAAGAGCAGACCCACGCCGTGAAGGACTACGGGCAGAGTTTCCGAGCCATCCTGAACAACCTGCGCGCCTACTACAACCAGAGCGAGGACG GGTCTAACACCTTCCAGGATATGAGCGGCTGCGTCGTGGGGTTGGACAGGAGCCTTCTCCGCTTGTACAGTCAGTACGCCTACGACGGCACTGAATACATCGCCCTTAACGTGGACCTGAGCTCCGACACAGCGGCGGACAAGGGGGTCCGGATCACCGCCAATCGCAATTTGGTGCAGAATCCTAACGTGGAAGGCTGGAAGCTCTGCCTCGAGGGCCTTTGCGAGTCCTGGCTCCACCTGTTCCTGGCGAAGGGAAAGGAGACGCTGCTACGAGCAG ACCCACCAAAGTCACACCTTACCCACCACCCCATCTCTGACCATGAGGTCAACTTgaggtgctgggccctgggcttctACCCTGCGGACATCACCTTGACCTGGCAGCGTGACGGGGAGGACCTGACCCAGGACATGGAGCTGGTGGAGACCAGGCCTGCGGGGGATGGGACCTTCCAGAAGTGGGCAGCCGTGGTCGTGCCccctggggaggagcagagataCACGTGCCGTGTGCAGCACCAGGCGCTGCCTGAGCCCCTGACCCTGagatggg ACCCCCCTTCTCAGACCACCATGACCACCGTGGCCATCGCTGCTGCCGCCCTGGGTCTCCTTGGAGCTGCAGCCGCTGCAGCTGTGCTGTGGAGGAGGAGGCGCTCAG gcaaaggcagggagagaTACTCTCAGGCTGCCT GCAGCGACAGTGCCCAGGGCTCTGATGTGTCTCTCACAGTTCCTAAGG CGTGA